tagattgtgagtcccaatgaggacagtgtgatgctaatgtctgtaaagtgctgcggaatatagtagcgctatataagtgcataaaataaataaaggccatttgaaaaaatgatttttagcccaaaatgagtaagatgTAGTCATAAACAActgcccctgaaggtgtacatagcttttcatttttttctttcattatttCCTTGCAGTTCATGTGCCTATCACAAGTTAGAATACATACTCCTACACAACGTTGTGTATGGGAATGTGGATTCCTCTTTGGCAACACTAAGCACTGTAGAGGCTGGAGCAGCGATGTAATATGTGAGCTCCTGGCTGCTAAAGCGTGGCACTAAGTAAGACTTTAGCAGAGCAGAGTTAGCGTGCGCAGGCAGGAGCTTACATAACGTATTGCTCCTCCCGTCTtccgctctgctaaagcctggaatAGATATGCCATGTATACAACAGTAATGCTCCAGCCCCTACAGCATTTAGTGCAGCCAAAGAGGAATCTGTACTTTCATACACAGCACTTTATAGGAATATAGATTCTAAAGCTCGATAGGCACCCGATTTTGCaaggaaatggttaaaaaaaaagtaccgTAATTAAAGAATATTTCATTGATCCCATATTGTATTCAAGGTATAGATGCcagaatatggtgacacaaagcaatttatttattttaaaggtttttattttttagtagtaaaacataacaaaaagtaTATTAACTTGGTATTGTCGTCTCACACCCACTGAATAAAGTCATTTTTATCACACCATTAACTAGAAACAAAACCAATTTCATTTCTATGCCCACcgtagatttttttgttttacagtgtcttAATACATGTAGAAACCATTAAATGGACCATTAAGTTTTAACTTAACTTTAaatttaacttaaaaaaaatatataaaaaagttacaactcacacgaaaaagggaaaaataatttatttttttgcttggtTATATATGGCCAATATATAATGCACAGAGAGTAAAGAAAAGGTCACAATTGCGGAGAAGGGCTTGATCTCTACCTCACACCCCAATGTGTATTTCACCCTATGGCTTCCTTTGGTGTATAAATTAGTTTACATTGGAAAAAGACATACATACAGTTTTTAAGAATTCATATTTTGAGGCAAATTCATAGTTTCATTTATTATGCAAAATTTTATAGGCAAATTAAAGATAGTTTTAGAGGGCAAACTCGAAGATATTACCCACCAATGacataaagggggagatttatcaaactggtgtaaagtagaactggtttagttgcccatagcaaccaattaaatCACACCTTTACATTTTCCAAtacagctgtgaaaaatgaaaggtggaacctgattggttgttatgggcaactgagccagttctactttacaccagcttgataaatctcccccaaagctCTGTTATTAGTGTAGAAATAGTATTTTGTATCTATAAATTTGCAATTGGTATACACGTTTTTTTCTCATTATGGTTTTAGGCTACATTAGGTATATAGGGGGTCATTcaacaaactggtgtaaagtagaaatggcttagttgcccatagcaaccaataagattcctcctttcattttccaaaagcgCTGTCCAaaaagttgctatgggcaactaagccagttctacagtACTTttaccccagtttgataaatgacccccaaattatcaattatatactgtataattctGCTATATACTGTTTAGGTTGTGTAGGGTACACTTCTCTAAAGAAACACAAAAAAGTATAGATTACTATATTGAAGGGGTTATCTAGGCCATAGACATTGAGGACACCCAGCACCCTTACGTTCAACTGCTTGAAGGGTCCATGACACTCTTGTGTGCACTGTGTTCCTCTTCAATGTTTTCCTGCATGCCATCTCCCATGTAGTTCGTCCCATTTCAAGTGAACGggagaggaagctgtaattacactgcacctccaCTAGAAGAGAGGTGGCAGGTAAAAGGATgtagtgcctgtatgagtgccacagccccttcaaacagctgatcagcagggtgccAGGGAGTGGGACCTCAacgaatctgatattgatgatctatcccgaggacgggtcatcaatatctgtaaccaagccaacccctttaattttggccAACATAAGCAACTGTGTAAATATACAATTCCAGACATTTACACGCCTTTTTACAGTATACATTttgctttttaaaggggttgtcctattagGCTACTGTCTGTCCATATGCCCTACTACACCATATGGATGTCATAGAGGACCCTCTTCTATAGAGTGGAGGAGTGGAAAGCCTAAGGCTTTCCAGTAGTGGCTCTGACTCAAGCTGCCCATATATTAAATTAACGGGACAGGCATTCATCTGAATGACCAACAAACAATACTAGACTTCCTGTGCAGCGTCCACTGAGTTTCCCCCTGGCAAAACAAGCTATTTGCTGAATATCATGTTTGTTGGACCACTGTCAGATTACGGGGGTTCTTTATAAACTGACACCACAGCTCTACTGTCCAAATGTGACACACACATTTTAGGGTCAGTTAGGAGGTTTCTTTGGTGAGCTAAGTTAGGGTCAGGACAATTGTAGGGGATCCAAGTGTCACATGGTCAGTTTGGTCACTAAAAGGAGCCACGTGACTATAAAATTCTGTATTTGATCACCAGTCAGAATAGGAAATCACTGAAGTATTCATCATTTCGAAGTAATCCACCAATACCTGACAtgatatatgttttatatttCAGGGTTAtttacagtacaggccaaaaacTCTCATTACATGGCAGAGTATGGGGATAATGTCTCCATGGAATGTCAATTCACAATGGACCTGGGAACAAGTGTTGAAAATTTAAATGTTTTATGGAAACACAGAAGAGATAACATGAACAGTGTAGAAGTAGTAAAGTATATAAATggcaaaaatatagaaatatcGCAAAGCAACAGTGGCAGTGACCGCATGAAGCTGTTATCAAATGAACTGCGCAAGGGTTGTGCCATCCTTCACATCAGTAAAGTAAAGATGACTGACGCAGGTCAATATCTCTGCATTATATCTTCTCAAGGATCAGACTTTAAAGTGATGAATCTGGATGTGCAAGGTAATGGGTTTTCTATGATATCATTATAATATGCACACATATGGTATGAGAACTGTCATTGGCTTAGTAACAGATCAGGCAAACTAAATATCATTGCTAACAATTATACTACTCAGAGGCTTGGGAATTAAAATAtatgaaatacattttttggaaacaagtttttttttgcctttgatgCCTAAAAGGATCAGTAGAACACAAATCTGCCTTCACATTGCATTTGGAAGATTTGCTCTACTGTACAGTTCACAGCCCAGGTAAGAAGAGAAACATTTTATTTAGGATTGTTTCCCTTCTTCATTATTACTTACTGTATGTTGTGGTTAAGATGCCATGTAGGAGCCATATATTTAGAGCCAAAGATGGGATTGTATCTTCTAGGGACAAGGGATTCCTGATATTGCAGGATGAAATCCAATTGCATACTATGGCGATCAAAGCAATGATCACTTGTCACAGATGGACTCAATCTGAAATGCAAGCTATAATGTATACGTACAGTAGTTAAATATCCATGAAAAATGTATGGTACATGCCACTTCTATACACTGAAAACCACAACTTTTGCCCAATATTGGCCCTTTTCTATACCTGATAAGAGTGATCCCACACTGGATCCTGGCCTGATACATCCCCCAGTGAGAACCCGGACCAGGTAAAGTGTGTGTGTTGTCTACACTAATCACAAATGATGATACCAAATAGGTATAGAAGAGAAGGGGGATGGAGCAAGAACTAAAACCAGAGTGTGCATCACAGATAATAAACGTATATGGTCGCAGTAGTCATATTATATAACACAAATCAATGAGTGTAGCACTAACCAAAACAGCCAGATACAGTATGTCCTACTACATTTCCCTACGTAGAGGCCCTTTAATACTGAAGACAGCTATTGTTTTGTGTCCAAGGAGCAGATCAATGCCAAGCTAGGGGCACAGACTGgcagaggatgcgcctaattatTGACGACTTACAAAAACCGGTCAATTGACCACctaatccctttaggggtcgtCAACTATATATCATTTATAAcaacatattttatttattttattttgaaaaaaaaataaaaaaaataataaaagatgtAGTTTTAAATGTATATATAGTTGAGGACCCCCAACGGGTTTGGGTGGTCAATTGACCGTTTTTTGTAAGTTGTTATTATGCCGAGGGTCCCAATAAGGGCACTGAAGTTTATAAATTTATGACGAGCCTCATAATAAATTAGGCGGATcttctgacagctcagggggtataAAAAGATCGGCAtaaaatgataaattacccccattgTATCAGGGCTACTAGACTGAAGGACCGAGATTAGGTTAAGACTATGCTAAACTGATGTCATTGGAATATGCCATATGTTACTTAAGAACTTCTGACATCCAAAACACATCTTGATGCTTCTGGTATGCCATGGCTTTCCTGGTTTATGTGATATGGACTGAAGAATCCTCCTGGTGAGCATTTGTAAAAAGAAAGCtgtgctgtaaaattgtgtatatatagcaatTTTCGAACCAGTTCATACAAAGGAGGTATGGGGGTCTTCAAACAACAAATCTGTAGATGCCACCaaatttttaaaatgtcattGCTTTCCACCTCTCTTCCTTGGTGAGCAGTAGCATAATACaatatcttttttttccccagcaCCATACAAGGAAATCACAAAACAGGTCACATATGTGGTTAATTCCTCTGGAGAGACAGTCAGAGAAGTTTCCTGTCAGTCATTTGGATATCCAGAGGCCAAGGTCACCTGGATGGTAGACAACAAGAACTTCACTGTGGTCCATAACACCAGCTACACACTAACTGCTGACAGATTGTTCAACGTCACCAGCACAGTCAGAATCTCAGCCATGTCTGATAGAACACTCACTTGCACCTTCTGGAACAAAATCACTCATAATCTAACATCTCTCACTTTCAATGTCTCAGGTAATCAAACTTTTCTGGACCTCTCAATATCTCAGCATTTATATATAGAGCCTGAAATCATTTTCACCTGTTTTGTCTTTTTCTTAACCATTCAATTTTTTCTTGTTAAGGCACCTTGTTATCTAAGTTGTTGTAGGATCTCTCTATATTAGGGTACAGCTACATGACTTTTTACAGAAATGTCGCGGGCCACAAAATGTGCGACTTGGCTGCAACTTGCTGTCGGCTATTTTAGAACTGTGTTGACAATGTTACCGTATAGCCGTATCCTTAGTCAAATACATTTTTTGAAACAGAAATGAAAGCACATGGCAGTATTACGGCTCTGTTTTGCACAAATCTGTAATAGGGTTCCCATAGAAGTTCATATAGGACCTAACTGTACCTCTGCATGCCTCCAATTTTGTAGGAAGAGCAacagctgtttttttttggggttggtttccatataaaaaaatgtcaagaaTAGCATTACTTCTTTGTCACCTATGAACCACAAGTAAACTCATTGTAGATGCTGCGCATATTCATATCATCTACTGAAAATTACAGTTGATGCATTGATAATGAATGGAAGAACTCAGGGAGGTTGCCATGATCCACATGACCCAGAAAAGTAAGCATTGATTTCATGAATTGTCAGTGCCAAATCAAATCCACTGtccataaaacataaaaatgtccAAGGTGTTGTTTATATACTATAGTACACTGAGGACCACATTCAGTGGTTTCACATGTCATTGTTTATtgctttatttagttttttttataatcttttgcagaaaatgtaaaaaatgaaaaatctcaaGGATGGAAACTTTCATTTGTCAGTTTGACAATATTAATTGTAATAGTTGTCATTATATTAGTGTATGGTAAGTCAGATCAAGTTATGTATTTGTAGATACATGTAACTGTGTTTCTCTCTAAGTAGTATAACCTCTATATGTTTTGTCAAATGAAAAGTGACAGGTCAACACGCCCCTTTTCTCGCCCGTCCCATCCACAACCCCTCCCAGTCCACCCTCCAAAAGCGCTGCCCATCACCCGTCCCAAACCACGCCTAAATTGCACCCATTCCACTTTATTCTGTCAAGCATCCTCCCCTTCCAATGTGCCCTTTCTGAAGCCAAAACACACCCTTATTTTTGCCCACAGAATCCATTTTGTGAAATACGGAAACCATTTTGTGATTTAGCAAAGCACGACAGGGAATGTGCGGACATGTTGAAAACATGTTCGGAcatgtcttaaccccttaaggactaatgacgtacatgtacgtcatttctTTCCGGGACGTACATGACGTacgtgacgtacatgtacttcatggtgaTCGGGTGGGtacaggagctgcacccgcccgatcagcggcaggggtccggcagtcactgatagccaaacccctgctgcatgcgccggcatcggtgaaatcacagatgccggcgcattaacccttcatgtgccgtggtcagcgctgaccgcagcacgtgCGATGTTGGGCGGGGatcggagctgccatcgggtcgctgtgctgctgtgacggggacgcAATGGCATtgaaggcagcgcaatgtcttccttaggcatcggggctgccttctggtggagagcctgtgagatccagcctgtgagatccaggaagctgtatgagtaatacacactatattacacatacagccaatgcattccaatacagaagtattggagtgcattgtagaggggatgaGACCCCCAaaggttgaagtcccaaagtgggacaaaaagaaagtgaaaaaaagtttaaaaaatagggaaaaaaatacatattatgtatcgtcgCGTCCATATCGAAGGACCCTAtaaacacatcacatgacctaacccctcagatgaacaccgtaaaaaaaaaactgtgctaaataaacaatttttttgtcaccgttcatcactaaaagtacaacaccaagcgatcaaaaaagcgtatgccAGTCATAATAGTAcgaatctaaccgtcacctcatccggccaaaaatgagcctctacctaagacaatcgcccaaaacataaaaaaaaatggctcagaATATCGAGACATTGaaacatagtttttttgttttaaaaatgctgttattgtgtaaaacttaagtaaataaaaaagtatacatattaggctagtttcacactagcgttcggctgtccgctcgtgagctccgtttgaaggggctcacgagcggacccgaacgcttccgtccagccctgatgcagtctgaatggatgcggatccgctcagactgcatcagtctggcggcgttcagcctccgctccgctcagcaggcggacacctgaacgctgcttgcagcgttcgggtgtccgcctggccgtgcagaggcgtgcggatccgtccagacttacaatgtaagtcaatggggacggatccgtttgaagatgccacaatatggctcaatcttcaagcggatccgtcccccattgactttcaatgtaaaagtctggacggatccgctcaggctaatttcacacttagcttttttttgccagtataatgcagacggatctgttctgaacggagcctccgtctgcattattatgatcggatcctaagtagccttaggtattgccgcgtccgtaagagcctgctctataaaaatatcacatgacctaatccctcaagtgaacaccttattttttttccataaaaacggtgtaaaaaaaagcctttttttgtcaccttacatcacaaaaagtgtaatagcaagtgatcaaaaagtcatatgcatcccaaaatagtgccaatcaaaccgtcatctcatcccgcaaaaatagtaccctacctaagataatcgcccaaaaactgaaaaaacgatggctctcagaatatggagacactaaaacatgatttatttttttgtttcaaaaatgatattattgtgtaaaacttaaataaataaaaaaaagtatacatattaggtattgccacgcccgtaacgatcggctctataaaaataccacatgacctaacccttcagatgaacaccgtaaaaaaatgtaaataaaaactgtgtaaaaaaaagcacttttttgtcaccttacatcacaaaaatagcaatagcaagcgattaaaaagtcatacgcaccccaaaatagcaccaatctaactgtcatttcactaaaacgtaatttttttgtttaaaaattgtgtaaaacttacctaatatgtcaactttttttatttatgtatcgccgtgtccataataacctgctctataaaaatatcacatgacctatcccctcaggtgaataccattaaaaaaaactgtgtataaaaagccattttttatcaccttacatcacaaaaagtataatagcaagcgatcaaaaagtcatatgcaccatataatagtaccaatcaaactgtcatctcatcctgaaaaatatgagcccctacacaagacagtcgcccaaaaaataaataaaactacagctttcagaatgtggagacactaaaaaatctttttttttcaaaaatgcttagttatgtaaaactgaaacaaacaacccaaaaatatttggtattgtcgtgtccgtaacaatctgctctataaaaataccccatgatctaacctgtcagatgaatgttgtaaataacaaaagataaaaaccttgccaaaacagctatttcttgttaccttgcctcacaaaaagtgtaatatagagcaacgaaaaatcatatgtaccctaaaatagtaccaacacaactgccaccttatcccgtagtttccaaaatggggtcacttttatgcagtttctactctaggggtgcatcaggggggcttcaaatgggacatggtgtcaaaaaaccagtccagcaaaatctgccttccaaaaaccgtatggagttcctttccttctgcgcaatgctgtgtgcccgtacagcagtttacgaccacatatggggtgtttctgtaaactacagaatcagggccataaatattgagttttgtttggcaagggttacttgctttgtaactggaaaaaaatggattaaaatttaaaatctgccaaaaaagtgaaattcagaaatttcatctttgttttccattaattcttgtggaacacctaaagggttaataaagtttgtaaaatcaattttgtatgccttgaggggtgtagtttctaaattggggtcatttttgggtggtttctattatgtaagcctcacaaagtgactttagacctgaactggtcctgaaaaagtgggttttaggcctcatgcacacgaccgttgttttattccgcgTCCGTTGTGccttttttcgtgattttctgcggccccattgactttcaatgggtccgttgaaaactcggctaatgcaccgtttgccatccgcgtccgtggtccgtggttccagtccatcaaaaaaatataacctgtcctattattttcacggaaaacggtttgcggacccattcaagtcaacgggactgttaaaaaacgcggaggcacacaagattgtcatccgcgtccgcgcgtccgtgtccgtttttttctatcatttgcatggcaaacctgtcttagacttttttttactttcctttatgtctggtggtcctccccaaaaaaaaggaagacacacggaaacaaaaacggaaacggatcacggaacaacggaaccccattttgcggaacggaacacaacaacggtcgtgtgcatgaggccttatagatttgcttctaaacttctaagccttctagcgtccccgtcaccatgagaacgcctgtgggttagaaaataccatcggatctgaagtttccctgagatcgtgaaaactcagatccgattgtatattctaacctacaggcgtttccatggtgacggggacgcttgtcggggaacAGTATGCCAAGGTGGAATAGCAATACACATTGGAAaataaaagacgaatattctaaataatgaatatattcgctatattgctataacttcgtcttttagaatattacgaatattctaaaaaactaagtaatagcaatatagcgaatattcgtaaaatacacatatagactgcaatttagctaatatagtgctatagtatttttttttttatagtgtacattttttccaaaactgaagttcagaagaggcaaaaaaagtgacaaaaaaaaaagattatagcactatattagctaaattacagtctatatgtgtattttacgaatattcgttatatatctATAACTACGTttattagaatattcgtaatattctaaaagactaagttatagcaatatagcgaatattcgtaaaatacacatatagactgcaatttagctaatatagtgctatagtatttttttttaatagtgtacattttttccaaaactgaagttcagaagaggcaaaaaaaattagactaaaagacaaaaaaaaaaaaagattatagcactatattagctaaagtacagtgtatatgtgtattttacgaatattcactatattgctataacttcgtcttttagaatattatgaatattctaaaaaacgaagttatagcaatataacgaatatttgtaaaatacacatattagcctagccatagccataggaaagttgccttatacagttaaaagaacaCGAAtaatacgcaaataattaaatcgcatattattcgcgataaatagaataatgacgaatattcgatttcgacgaatatacgacgaatattcaatcgaatattcttgaaatatcgcaaaatcaaaTATGGCATCTCCCGCTCATCACAAAATTTTACcactgccatgaagtacaatacttgacgagaaaactatctcagaatggcctgaataagtaaaagcgttttaaagttatcaacacataaagtgacatgtcagatttgcaaaaaatggcagagtcctgaaggggttaagatgttATTTAAGACCTGCCCTTTCTGAAACCAAGACACGCCCTTATTTTTAAATAATGCAATAACAATACAGATGAGGGAGCTCACCGGAATATAGCTCAGCCTTCTATACCACCTGGCTAATACAATAAAAGTATCAATAATTGGTCGGctctataatatatattttttaacctctTTAAAAAACAATAGCCATAAAATTATATACCATACATAATTTTCTATGAATCCCCATCTCATAAAACACAATCTACTATAATACCTTaaaataacaatataataatataggCTCTGTATATATTGAGACTTATCATAACATAAAATATATTCACGGTCCCGCTAATTACTATTAATGCGGAGCTCACACACtgccaaattttattttttattgcacaGCAAAAGGTAAGCAAGGTATCTTGTAGATGTTGGTTTGTTCAGGTTAGTATTCACAACTAATATTATATGGTCTTATTATGGCCGTTTTTTTATCTTGCAAAGTCATAAATTATTCAAATTAAGTTGCCGCTTAATGGTTAATTTCCATATGAACCACGCAGTTATTGTTGCAAGTTACTATAGTTGTTA
This portion of the Bufo gargarizans isolate SCDJY-AF-19 chromosome 1, ASM1485885v1, whole genome shotgun sequence genome encodes:
- the LOC122932494 gene encoding programmed cell death 1 ligand 1-like isoform X1 — its product is MAVYSSFLLVVLLWKCCTIISGLFTVQAKNSHYMAEYGDNVSMECQFTMDLGTSVENLNVLWKHRRDNMNSVEVVKYINGKNIEISQSNSGSDRMKLLSNELRKGCAILHISKVKMTDAGQYLCIISSQGSDFKVMNLDVQAPYKEITKQVTYVVNSSGETVREVSCQSFGYPEAKVTWMVDNKNFTVVHNTSYTLTADRLFNVTSTVRISAMSDRTLTCTFWNKITHNLTSLTFNVSENVKNEKSQGWKLSFVSLTILIVIVVIILVYVSGRYKKCHQLRTSICTDTLRINADMSSANEYSSSHFGSKSEDTVVDVENTVTRLLTSS
- the LOC122932494 gene encoding programmed cell death 1 ligand 1-like isoform X2, producing the protein MAVYSSFLLVVLLWKCCTIISGLFTVQAKNSHYMAEYGDNVSMECQFTMDLGTSVENLNVLWKHRRDNMNSVEVVKYINGKNIEISQSNSGSDRMKLLSNELRKGCAILHISKVKMTDAGQYLCIISSQGSDFKVMNLDVQAPYKEITKQVTYVVNSSGETVREVSCQSFGYPEAKVTWMVDNKNFTVVHNTSYTLTADRLFNVTSTVRISAMSDRTLTCTFWNKITHNLTSLTFNVSVSGRYKKCHQLRTSICTDTLRINADMSSANEYSSSHFGSKSEDTVVDVENTVTRLLTSS